In Tepidimonas taiwanensis, the following are encoded in one genomic region:
- a CDS encoding patatin-like phospholipase family protein yields MRALRIYAGPVALAHVRRNGLQPTDVGIIPGAAGGPKGLILGPLDRFVFGEWLPRGGHAVDLVGASIGAWRMATACLDDAVAAFERLERDYIAQDYVVEPGRQRPTPAHVSAAFAANLQAFFGGRLSQILHHPRYRVHIVTARGRHVLGHEGRWRTPIGYAGAFLANALRRRAMGAWLERVVFSVPEAGSTTGGAAPLPFDPADYRTRQVALREDNFMPALQASCSIPFVLQAVHHIPGAPPGAYWDGGITDYHLHLRWRADRGLVLYPHFQRHVIPGWLDKGLRWRHKPTAALERTIVLAPDPDWVRRLPNGKLPDRTDFPRYGHRLSERMRAWQTAVREAQRLADEFAAWLERPDPARVEPL; encoded by the coding sequence ATGCGTGCGCTGCGCATTTACGCTGGGCCAGTCGCGCTCGCGCACGTGCGACGCAACGGCCTGCAACCCACCGATGTGGGCATCATCCCGGGTGCCGCAGGCGGCCCCAAGGGGTTGATCCTCGGGCCGCTGGACCGCTTCGTGTTCGGCGAATGGCTGCCCCGTGGGGGCCACGCGGTCGACCTGGTGGGCGCGTCGATCGGCGCGTGGCGCATGGCCACGGCCTGCCTGGACGACGCGGTGGCGGCGTTCGAGCGGCTGGAGCGCGACTACATCGCGCAGGACTACGTGGTCGAACCGGGCCGGCAGCGCCCGACACCGGCGCACGTCAGCGCCGCGTTCGCTGCCAACCTGCAGGCGTTTTTCGGCGGGCGGCTGTCGCAGATCCTGCACCACCCCCGCTACCGCGTGCACATCGTGACCGCGCGCGGGCGCCACGTGCTGGGGCACGAGGGGCGCTGGCGCACGCCGATCGGCTACGCCGGCGCGTTCCTCGCCAACGCGCTGCGCCGCCGCGCGATGGGGGCGTGGCTGGAGCGCGTCGTTTTCTCGGTGCCGGAGGCGGGGTCCACCACCGGAGGCGCCGCACCGCTGCCGTTCGATCCCGCGGACTACCGCACCCGCCAGGTCGCGTTGCGCGAGGACAACTTCATGCCCGCGCTGCAGGCGAGCTGCTCCATTCCGTTCGTGTTGCAGGCCGTGCACCACATCCCGGGCGCGCCGCCCGGGGCGTACTGGGATGGGGGCATCACCGACTACCACCTGCACCTGCGCTGGCGCGCCGACAGGGGGCTGGTGCTCTACCCCCACTTCCAGCGCCATGTGATCCCGGGCTGGCTCGACAAGGGGTTGCGCTGGCGCCATAAGCCGACGGCCGCGCTGGAGCGCACGATCGTGCTCGCGCCGGATCCCGACTGGGTGCGCCGCCTGCCGAATGGCAAGCTGCCCGACCGCACCGACTTTCCCCGCTACGGCCATCGCCTCTCTGAGCGCATGCGCGCGTGGCAGACCGCGGTGCGGGAGGCGCAGCGCCTCGCCGACGAATTTGCGGCGTGGCTCGAGCGGCCCGATCCGGCGCGGG
- a CDS encoding HDOD domain-containing protein, with product MRLPELLQCPEALPAVPDVAARLIATFGQDEVDLLDVTAAIERDPALAAAVLRQANSAFFRLLRPVHSVRDAVKVLGLRRVRSLVLAAAVQSRFPAPPGIALERFWTFSFVAASVARRVCAPRQLDEDVAFTAALLHAVGELVMHQAMPDVMRDIGHEHPWHDLERAGAEYQAFGYSYAEVGAALCHHWRLPRALVQAIEQHVDPLHRAVADPLAAVVHVADWRARAWAMGNQRDLLIHSYPDGVGELLALDPDLLVDPAVAEPEGGV from the coding sequence ATGCGTCTGCCGGAACTGCTCCAGTGTCCCGAGGCGTTGCCCGCCGTCCCGGACGTCGCGGCCAGGCTCATTGCCACGTTCGGTCAGGATGAGGTCGATCTGCTCGACGTCACCGCGGCGATCGAGCGCGATCCCGCGCTGGCCGCCGCGGTGCTGCGGCAGGCCAACTCGGCGTTTTTCCGGCTGTTGCGTCCGGTGCACAGCGTGCGCGACGCGGTGAAGGTGCTCGGGCTGCGGCGGGTGCGCTCGCTTGTGCTCGCCGCCGCGGTGCAAAGCCGTTTTCCCGCCCCGCCGGGTATTGCGCTGGAGCGGTTCTGGACCTTCAGTTTCGTGGCGGCGTCCGTCGCCCGGCGTGTGTGCGCGCCGCGCCAGCTGGACGAGGACGTGGCCTTCACGGCCGCGCTGCTGCACGCGGTCGGCGAACTGGTGATGCACCAGGCGATGCCGGATGTCATGCGCGACATCGGGCACGAACACCCCTGGCACGACCTGGAGCGTGCGGGCGCGGAGTACCAGGCATTTGGCTACTCGTATGCCGAGGTGGGCGCCGCGCTGTGCCACCATTGGCGCCTGCCGCGGGCGCTGGTGCAGGCCATCGAGCAGCACGTCGACCCCCTGCACCGCGCGGTCGCCGACCCGCTGGCCGCGGTCGTGCACGTGGCGGACTGGCGCGCGCGGGCGTGGGCGATGGGCAATCAGCGCGACCTGCTGATCCACAGCTACCCCGACGGGGTCGGTGAGCTGCTGGCGCTCGACCCGGACCTGCTGGTTGACCCCGCCGTGGCGGAACCGGAGGGGGGCGTGTGA
- a CDS encoding HDOD domain-containing protein translates to MTLDELLQQAKAIPSIPRVVSEVNAELDRDDPDPRRIAERVATDPGMTARLLKLANSAFFGLTRQIDSVDEAIAVLGFNHLRTLVQAVALGSSFKSVPGVNLEQFWRYSLNTAKICRPLARSLKLPDGAAFTAGLVHAVGELVMHMGMPDVVAKIDWGVSPFDMKRAEVERSVLGYTYADVSAAFAERWDFPPVIATALKHQLVPFEGDIYEPLAGVVHMASWRARAQEMNLDREAMAATFPDVVAILLGLSLDMVLDKDPQEWTSAGELAAFLH, encoded by the coding sequence ATGACGCTCGACGAACTGCTTCAACAGGCCAAGGCCATTCCCAGTATCCCGCGCGTGGTGTCGGAGGTGAACGCGGAGCTGGACCGTGACGACCCCGACCCCCGGCGCATCGCCGAACGGGTCGCGACCGACCCCGGCATGACCGCCCGGCTGCTCAAGCTCGCCAACTCGGCCTTCTTTGGGCTCACGCGCCAGATCGACAGCGTCGACGAGGCCATCGCCGTGCTCGGGTTCAACCACCTGCGTACGCTGGTGCAGGCGGTGGCGCTGGGCAGCAGCTTCAAGTCCGTGCCCGGCGTCAACCTGGAGCAGTTCTGGCGTTACAGCCTCAACACGGCCAAGATCTGCCGGCCGCTGGCGCGCAGCCTGAAGCTGCCGGACGGGGCGGCGTTCACCGCCGGGCTGGTGCACGCGGTGGGCGAGCTGGTCATGCACATGGGGATGCCCGATGTGGTGGCCAAGATCGATTGGGGCGTCTCGCCGTTCGACATGAAGCGGGCGGAGGTGGAGCGCTCGGTGCTCGGCTACACCTACGCCGATGTGAGCGCGGCGTTCGCCGAGCGCTGGGATTTCCCTCCGGTGATCGCGACGGCGCTCAAGCACCAGCTCGTCCCGTTCGAGGGCGACATCTACGAGCCGCTGGCGGGCGTCGTGCACATGGCGTCGTGGCGCGCGCGGGCGCAGGAGATGAATCTGGATCGCGAGGCGATGGCGGCGACGTTCCCGGATGTGGTGGCGATCCTGCTCGGGCTGAGCCTGGACATGGTGCTCGACAAAGACCCGCAGGAGTGGACGTCGGCCGGAGAACTCGCGGCGTTCCTGCATTGA